CGTGCTGGCGCAGACGGGGCAGCCGATGTACGGGGCGCGGAGAAGGTGGAAGGACTCGTGATGAGGAAGGCAGAAGGCAGATGGCAGATGGCAAAAGGCGCTGGGGCAAAGGCCGTTCTGGCCTTCTGCCTTGAGCCTTGGGCCTTCTGCCCCTTTAAGGAGCAAGCATGAAAGTCGTTGTAGACGGCCACGAACTCGACCTCCCGGCGGGCACCAGCGCCATCGACGCGGTGTTCGCCGCCGGGCGGGACGTGCCGTATTTCTGCGCGCATAGCTACCTCTCGCCCGTCGGGGCTTGCCGGATGTGCCTGATCGAGTCGGGCTCGCCGCGCAAGAACCCGGACGGCACGTTCGTGATGGAGGGCGAGGGCGACGCGGCCAAGCCCAAAATCTTCTGGTTCCCCAAGCCGATGGCCGCCTGCACGATGCAGGCCACGGAGGGGATGCACATCCGCACGGCGGCGACCTCCGAGGTGGTGGCGAAGTCGCAGGCGGGGATGATGGAGTTCACCCTCCTGAACCACCCGCTCGACTGCCCGACCTGCGACAAGGGCGGCGCGTGCGAGCTTCAGGACCGCGCCTTCGAGTACGGCTACGGGGCCAGCCGCTTCGGCTTCGACCGCCGCCACGCGGACAAGCACTATCCGCTCTCGGACTTCATCATCCTCGACCAGGAACGGTGCATCCACTGCAAACGCTGCGTGCGCTACTTCGAGGAGGTGCCGGGGCAGGAGGTCCTGGACTTCATCGAGCGCGGTGGGCACACCTTTATCGACACGGAGGAGGGCGGGCTGCCAGTCGGCTTCCAGGGCAACATCGCCGACATCTGCCCAGTGGGCGCACTCCTCGACAACGTGGCCCGCTTCCGGGGCCGCAACTGGGAGTACGACCACAACCCGACGACCTGCACCCTCTGCCCGGTGGGCTGCTCGATCACCGTGGACGCTCGCAACGGGCGGCTGGAGCGCATCGTGGCGGGCGAGAACCGCGAGGTAAACGAGGCGTGGATCTGCGACGCGGGCCGCTTCGGGCACGGCTTCGCCTCGGAGGGGAGGCTGACGGGGCCCCTCGTCCGCGTGAACGGCGAGCTGCGTGAGACGACCTGGGACGACGCCATCGCCGCCATGCGTCAGGGGTTGGCGTACACGAACCCTGCCGACCTCGGACTGTACCTGGGCTCGGACAGCACTCTGGAAGAGGGCGTAGCGCTCGAAGCCCTCGCCGGGCTGCTGGGCACCCGCTCGGTGGACCACTGGCCCCGCTACCCGGTGGGCGTGAACGCCCCCGCCGCGACGATGACGGACGTGGCAACAGCGGACGCGGTGGTGATCCTGGGCGCCGACCTAGGCGAAGAGGCCCCGGTGCTCGAACTCCGCGTGATGGAGATGCTGCGCGGCGGCATCATCCCGCCCGAGTTCCCGCACGGCACGGCGATTGCCGACCTGCGGCTCGTCGAGCGTCCCGCCCGGCATCCCGAGCGGCTGGCCGTGATCGGGCCGGACTCGCGCCTCGCGGGGCACGCAGGAATCCGGGTGACGGTGGAGCGGGCGAGCGGGGGAGACCTGCTGGGCGCTCTGCTCAACCCCAGGACCGACGAGGCGCGGGCGGTGTTGAAGCTCCTCACCGACGCCAAGCAGCCGGTCGTCATCCTGGGCGCGGACGTGCTGAACAGCCCCTCCGGTGCCTTTGCCACCCAGATCAGCGACCTCGCCATGCGGACGGGCGCGAAGGTGCTGGCGATCCCCGCCGGGCCGAACAGCAACGGGCTCTCGCACTTGAACCTTGTGCCCCGGATGGGCGGGCTGGGGTACGCGCGGCTCTCCGACGCGCCCGCCGCCTTCATCTCCCGCCTCGACCCCGGAAAGCGTGCCCGCGGCTTCACGGTTGTCCACGACACGCACCTGACTGACACGGCGCGGCTCGCCGACGTGGTGCTGCCCGCCGTCACCAACTACGAGAAGCGCGGGACGATCGTGAACCTGGAGGGCCGCCTCCTCCCGCTGCGGCAGTCGGCGCTCAACGCGGGTGAGGCTGCTGACCTAACCCGCACTCTGGCGGCGCTCGCGGAGGCACTGGGTGTCCGCACGAAGGTCCGTGGACTGAAGTCGGCTCAGGCCCTCCTGCGCGAACGGCTCGGCGTGAACGTGGAGAACCTGCCCGAGAGCGGCGTCATCCAGTCCCTCGGCCAGCGTCACGAGGCGCCCACCGGCCTTCGCCACACACCGAACCTGTGGACCGAGCGCATGGTCCCTAAGCCCAACCCCAGCTCGGACCCGAGGCACTTGACCATAGACCCGCGCTGGGAACTCCCGATGGCCGGCCAGCCGGGAGGGGATGACTGATGCCCGGCTGGCTCGTCGAACTCCTCATCACGCTCGTCAAGGGCCTGGCCCTCGCCTTCGCCCTGCTGACCACCTTCGCCTACATGACGCTGGTGGAGCGGCGCCTCCTCGCCCGGATGCAGATTCGCCTGGGGCCGAACCGGGTGGGGCCGGGTGGCCTCCTCCAGCCCCTCGCGGACGCGATCAAGAGCATCTTCAAGGAGGACGTGAACGTCACGCTGGCGGACAAGCTGGTGTACACGCTCGCGCCCATCGTCGCCATCGGCATGGCGCTGACGGCCTTCGGAGGGATTCCTGCCGGACCGCCCGGAAGCCTCTTCGGCGCCGATCCCTGGGTCTACAACCTCGACGCCGGAATCCTCGCGCTGCTGGCGATCACGAGCATGGGCGTGTACGGCATCTTCCTGGGCGGCTGGGCGTCAGGTTCCAAGTACCCGATCCTGGGCGGCCTGCGGAGCAGCGCGCAGATGATCTCCTACGAACTCGGCATGGGCCTGAGCATCCTGGGCCTGCTGATGCTGGTGGGAAGTACGTCCTTCCTCGGCATCGTGGGGTGGCAGGCGGTGAACGGGTGGATGATCCTCTTCCAGTCGCTCGCCTTCGCGCTCTTCCTGATCTCCTCCTTCGCCGAGACGAACCGCACGCCCTTCGACCTGCCGGAGGCCGAGCAGGAGATCGTGGCGGGGTACCTGACCGAATATTCGGCGATCAAGTGGGCGCTCTTCCAGATGGCGGAGTACGTCAACATGATCACGGCGTCGGCGATCATGGCTACCCTCTTTTTCGGGGGCTACCGGGGGCCGGGCTTCCTGAACGCGATCATCCCCGGCATCGCGGACTGGCCGATCATGTGGCTCGTCGTCAAGATCGCCTTTTTCCTCTTCCTCTTTATCTGGGTGCGGGCCACGCTGCCCCGGCTGCGCTACGACCAGCTCATGCGCTTCGGTTGGAAGTTGCTGCTGCCCGTCGCCCTCGCCAACACCATCCTGACGGCGGCGTATCTGGCCTTCGCGCGCGGGTTCGGTCTGTGGCCGCTCGCCGTCCTCAGCCTCGCCGGGCTGCTCCTTCTGCTCCTCCTGAGCGACCGGGTGCGGGTGCTGTGGAACACGCCGACGGTCCGGCGCGAGGACGATTCCCTGCCCAATACCCGTCCGGCGGGCGGCGACTGATGCGGGCCCCTTCACACCCTCAGAAAGGAAGCACACATGGGTGTTCTTGAAATCGCCAAGGGCATGGGCGTCACGCTCGGGAAGCTCTTTCAGAAGCCGGTCACGGTGAGTTACCCGGAGCAGCGGGCGACCCTCCAGCCCCGTTTTCGTGGTCGGCACGTCCTGACCCGCCACCCCGGCACGGGCCTGGAGAAGTGCATCGGCTGTTCGCTGTGTGCCGCCGCCTGCCCGGCCTACGCGATCTACGTGGAGGCCGCCGAGAACGACCCCCTCAACCCCACCAGCCCCGGCGAGCGGTACGCGAAGGTCTACGAGATCAACATGCTGCGCTGCATCTTCTGCGGCATGTGCGAGGAGGCGTGCCCGACGGGCGCCGTGGTGCTCGGCAACGAGTTCGAGATGGCCGACTACCGCTACCGCGACCTCGTGTACGGCAAGGAGGACATGCTCGTCGGCGTGGACGGCTCGCTGCCCCAGCGGCGGGAGGCGGCGCGCGCGGCCAAGCCCGTTCGGCTGGGCTTCAAAGTGCCGGAAGGGGCGAGGCCGGAACTGGAGGGGGTGGAGTACCCGCGATGAGGCAGAAAGCAGAAAGCAAAAGGCAGAAGGCGGGGCGGGGGAGGGTCGAGGAGTCGAGGAGTCGAGGAGTCGAGGCTGACCGTCGTTCTCCCTCGACCTCCGGGAGCCACCCATGATCGCCTTCCTCCTCCTCGCTCCCCTGGCCCTGATCGGCGCGATCATCACGGTCGCGGCGAAGAACGCGGTCCACGCCTCGCTGGGGCTGGTGGGGACCCTGCTCAGCGTGGCGGGGCTCTTTGCCAGCCTGAACGCTTCGTTCCTGGCGGCGACGCAGGTGATCGTGTACGCGGGGGCGGTGATGGTGCTGTTCCTGTTCGTGATCATGCTGCTCAACGCGAACCAGCCGATCTCGGGGCGTGACCCGGTGCCGTTCGTGCGGGAACTCGCGGGCATCGGCGGCGTGATCCTGGCGGGGGCGCTCGCGGTGATCGCCTTCACGTACCGCGACCCCCGGCCCCTGGCGCAGGGGGTGGAGGGGCTGCGCGGCATTCCCGGCGTCAGCACCGCCGCGGAGATCGCCACCCGCACCCCCGGCAACGCGGCGGCGGTCGGCGAGGTGCTGCTCACCCGCTTCCTGCTGCCTTTCGAGGCGGTCAGCGTCCTGCTTCTCGTCGCCATCGTGGGCGCCGTGGCGCTCGTGCAGCGGCCCGTGCCCCAGCCGGACGGCACGCCGGAAAAGGAGCGCGTGGTGTTGCCCGGCCCGGCGGAGCCCCTGGTCGAGGCCAGGGAGCCCGTCGTCCTGTCGGAAAGGGGGCGCCTCTGATGGCTCCGACCGGGTACTACGTCGCGCTGTCCGGGCTGCTTTTCGCCATCGGCATGATCGGGGTGCTGACCCGCCGCACGGCGATCATGATCTTCCTAAGCGTCGAACTGATGCTCAACGCGGCGAACCTCGCGCTCGTCGCCTTCGCCCGGTCGTGGGGGGACCTGACCGGGCAGACGGCGGTGTTTATCGTGATGACGCTCGCCGCCGCCGAGGTCGCCATCGGGCTCGCCATCATCGTCGCCATCTTCCGCAAGCGCGAGACCACCAACGTGGACGCCCTCGCCACCCTGAAAGGCTGAGTCGGAAGCGTGCCCCTGTACCTGCTGCCGCTGTTTCCCCTCCTCGGCTTCACCCTGCTGATCCTCTTCCCCCGCCTCTTTCCCGGTAAGGCGGCGGGCTGGCTCGCCTCGGGCGCCGTGCTGGCGAGCTTCGTCGTGGCCGTGTTGCGGTACCTCGGGCAGGGGGACGAACCCGCCCGGGAGGTGCTGTGGACGTGGCTGCCGAACATGGCGCTCGGCGCGAACCTCTCGGTCGGTTTCTGGTTCGACCAACTGAGCGCCGTGATGGCCCTGATCATCACGGGCGTGGGTTTCCTCATCCACGTCTACTCGATCAGCTACATGGGCCACGACCGCCAGTTCACGCGCTTTTTCGCGTTCCTGAACTTTTTCGTGGCGATGATGCTGATCCTGGTGCTCGCCGACTCCTACCCGCTGATGTTCGTGGGATGGGAGGGCGTGGGCATGGCCTCCTACCTCCTGATCGGCTTCTGGTACTCGGGGCGCAACTCGGAGGCGTCGAACCGCGACCTGCGGGAGGCCAGCGACCGTGAGGGGGTCGCCAACTCCAACGCCGCGCGCAAGGCGTTCATCATGAACCGCATCGGCGACGTGGGCTTCATGCTGGGGATGTTCCTGATCTACCGGCTCTACGGCACCCTCGTCATCCCCGAACTCGCCGAGCGGGCGGAGAGCGTGCGGGTGGCCGTCTCCGGAATCGAACTCGCCTGCCTCCTCCTCCTCGTTGGTGCCGTAGGCAAGAGCGGTCAGCTTCCCCTGACGACCTGGCTGCCGGACGCGATGGCGGGTCCCACGCCCGTCTCGGCGCTGATCCACGCCGCCACGATGGTCACGGCGGGCGTGTACCTGATCGCGCGCAGCCACTTCCTGTACGACCTCGCGCCCGTCGCCTCGACCTGGGTGGCGTGGGTCGGCGGTCTGACGGCCCTGTACGGCGCCCTTTCCGCCCTCAACCAGCACGACATCAAGAAGATCCTCGCCTATTCCACCGTCTCGCAGCTCGGGTATATGTTCCTGGCGGTGGGGTTGCACGCCTACTCGGCGGGGGTGTTCCACCTGCTGACGCACGCCTTCTTCAAGGCGCTGCTCTTCCTCTCGGCGGGTGCGGTCATCCACGCGCTGCACGAGGAACAGGACGTGCGGCAGATGGGCGGGCTGCGGAAGTTCATGCCCTTCACGCACGTCATGTCGCTCGTCGGCGTGCTCGCCATCGCGGGCATTCCGATCTGGAGCGGCTTTTTCTCCAAGGACGCGATTCTGGTCTCCGCTTTCGAGCAAGGTCCCCTGCTGTACGTGGTCGGGCTGGGGGTGGCGCTGCTGACGGCCTTTTACATGGGCCGCTGGTACTTCCTGGTGTGGCGCGGCGAGTACCGCGGGCACGTCGCGCACCCGCATGAGGCGGACGGGTTGATGAAGGTGCCGCTCGGCATCCTCGCCGCGTTCGCCACGCTCGCCGGGTTCCTGAACGTTCCGACCTTCCTGGGGGGCGGGCACGCCTTCGACGACTACCTGGGCCGCGCGATTCCCGTCGAAGTGCACGAGATTCCCGTCTCGACCGAGTGGCTGCTCACGGCCCTCGCCGTCGCCGCCGGGGTGGGGGGGCTGCTGTGGGCCTTCGCCGAACACCGCCGCCGCATCCTCGCCAACGGGCCGCTCGGGCAGGTCAGCACCAACGCTCTGTACCTCGACCGAGTGTACGACGGCCTGATCAGCGTGCCCAGCCGCGCCATCGCCGACGGGCTCGACGTGGTGGACCGGGGGGTGGACGTGACGTTCGGGGGCATCGCCCGCAACAGCGCCGCGCCGGGTGGCTTATTTGCCCGCTGGCAGAGCGGGTTCGTGCGCGCCTACGCCGTCTCCATGCTGCTCGGGACCGCGCTGATCCTGGGGTACTGGGCGCTGAGGTCGATTGGGGGTGGGGCGTGAGAGGTGAGTCGGTCAGGTTGCTGGGTGGCCCCCTCTGCTTCGCAGCTCTGCGAGTCACCCCCGGCCCCTCTCCCGCGAGGGGAGAGGGGAGCACACCCTCGATTCCTGGTCCCGCGCGAGGCTCCCGATGATCCACCTGATGATTTTCCTGCCTCTGCTGGGCAGCCTGCTGCTGTTCGCCGTGCCGCCGCGCTGGCGGGAGGAGGTGGCGGGCTTCTTCGCGGCGCTCACGCTCGGGATTGGCCTGCTGATCTGGCGGGACGGAGGGTCAGAGCTGTTCAGCATTCCCTGGGTCCCGGCGCTCGGCATCACGTATTCGGTGGCGCTCGACGGGGTAAGCCTCACGCTCGCGCTCGTGACGGCCTTCATGTCGCTCGTGGCGGTGCTCTACGCGGCGCGGCGGGTGAGCAACCCGGGCACGATGCTCGCCCTGGTGCTGGCGATGGAGACGGGGCTGATCGGTATCTTCGCCGCCCGCGACCTCGTGCTGTTCTACGTCTTCTTCGAGGACGCGCTGCTTCCGGCCCTGCTGATGCTCGCCATCTACGGCAAGCCGAACCGGATGCGCGCGCTCGTGAAGTTCGCGGCGTATACCCTGTTCGGCAGCCTGCTGATGCTCCTCTCGATCATCGGCGTGAAGTATTACGGCGGGAGCCCGACCTTCGCGCTGGCGGACCTCGTGCAGAACCCGGTGACAGGTCCGGCGCAGACGTGGCTGTACCTGGGCTTCCTGGCCGCGATGGCGGTGAAGCTGCCCCTGTGGCCCATGCACGCCTGGCTGCCCGACTTCCACGAGCAAAACCACGACAGCGGCGTGCCGGACGTGATGGGGACCCTGTACAAGGTGGGCGGCTACGGCATCTTCCGCTTCGGGCTCACGCTCTTCCCGGACGCCTCCGAGCAACTGCGCCCGATTCTGATGGGGCTGGCGGCCTTCACCGCCCTGTACGCGGCGTGGATCGCCTTCCGGCAGACCGAGTGGAAACGGCTTCTCGCCTACGCGGGCCTCTCGCACATGGGCTTTGTGGGGCTGGGCGTGTTCAGCCTGAACGAGACGGCGACCATCGGGGCGATGTACCTGCTCGCCTTCCAGAACGTGTATACCGGGGCGCTCTTCCTCTCGGTGGGGATGCTTCAGGAGCGGATCGGCAGCCTCCACACCCGTGTCGGCGGCGTGATGACGCAGGCGGGGGCGCTGGGCGGGCTCTCGATGGCGCTGTGGTTCGCCTCCATCGCGGTGCCGGGGTTGGCGGGGTTCATCGGGGAGTTCAGCGTGCTGCTGGGCGCGTTCCAGGTGCAGCCGTGGATCACCGCCGTGGCGACGCTCTCGGCCATCGCCGCCGCCGCGTATGCGCTGACCGCCTTCCAGACGACCTTCTGGCAGGGGCGCCCGCTCGGCGCGGTGCGGGCGTGGGACGTGCGCGGGACCGAGTGGCTGGTGCTGGGGTTGCCGCTCGCGGTGGCGGTCTTCTTCGGGGTGTATTCCGAGCCCGCCCTGAACCTCATCCAACCCGCCGTGCGCGGGGTGCTCGCCACCCTGGGGGGCCAGTAGATGCTGCAAATTCCTGACGTGGCCCTCGCGCCGATGCTGCCCATCCTGATCGTGCTGGCGGGGGCCATCGCGAGCACGCTGCTGGGCTTTTCCCTGCCCCGCCGGGCGCTGACGGTGATCAACCTCGTGATGCTGTTGCTCAGCGGCGTGAGCATGGTGACCCTGTGGAGCGGCCCCGGCGAGGCGCCCCTGACGGCCTTCGGCGGCTCCCTCCAGGCGGACAACGCCGCCTTGCTGCTGGGCCTGACCATCCTGGTCGGCAGCGCGATGACCCTGCTCGTCAGCCTCGACACCGCCTACCGCGCCCGGGTCAGCTTCCCCGAGTTCGACGCGATGCTGATGTACTCGGTGACGGGCACCCTGCTCATCGCCTTTTCCGGCGACCTGATCACCATGCTGATCGGGCTGGAGATCATGAGCCTCGCGAGTTACGTCCTCGCCACCCTGCAAGACTCGCGCCGGGCGGAGGAGTCGGGCCTCAAATACTTCCTGCTGGGGGCGGTGGGCAGCGCCATCTTGATCTACGGGATCGCCCTGGTGTACGGCGGAGCGGGCAGCCTGAACTACGCGGCCATCGCGGCGCAGACGGCCACGCTGACGCCGGGGAACGTCGGCATCCTGATCGGCGGGGCGGTGCTGCTCCTGGCGGGCTTCGGCTTCAAGGTCGCGCTCGCGCCCTTCCACCAGTGGACGCCCGACGTGTACACGGGCGCGCCCACGAGCGTAAGCCTTTTCCTGAGCACGGTGGTCAAGGTCGCCGCCTTCGCGGGGATGCTGCGGGTGTTCAGCGGGGCGCTCGCCGCCGCGCCGGGCTGGGCGTCCACCCTCCAGATCTTGATCGCCGCCACGTTGATCATCGGGAACGCCGCCGCGCTCTTCCAGCCGAACTTCAAGCGGATGCTCGCGTACTCGGCGGTGGCGCACACGGGCTTCTTGGCGATGGGGCTGCTCGGCACGCCGGAGGTGGGGGGCGCGGCGCTGGGGTATTACCTCCTGATCTACACCCTGATGACCGCCGCCGCCCTCGCCGTCGTGGCCGCCCTGCAACGGAGCGAGGAGGGCATGACGATCAACGACCTGCGCGGGCTGTACCACCGCCACCCGGCCTACGCCGCCGCCCTGGCCGTGTGTCTCGCCTCGCTGGCGGGGCTCCCCCCCTTTGCGGGCTTCTTCGGCAAGTACCTCGTGTTCCAGGCGGCTTTCCAGAACGGCTACGTGTGGCTCTCCGTCCTCGCCGCCCTCGCCAGCGTCGCCGCCCTGGTGTACTACCTGCGCCCCGCGATGCTGATGTTCATGCCCGACCGCACCCCGGCCCGCGAGTACCCCTACGGCGAGCGCACGCCGACCACCTTCACCGTCGCGCTCGGCGTGGTCGGCGTGACGGTGCTCGGCATCCTGCCCAACCTGTGGTACGGGTGGGTGGCGGTGCCGGGCGTGTGGGGGGCCTTGGCGGGGAGGTAGGGGGGAGCAGTCATCTATCAGCAAGAACAGAGAAGCGGAAGTCACGGCTTCCGCTTCTTCTTTTGGCTAATGGCTGATACCGGACGGCGATGAGGGCAACTCCCCTTCCACTGGAATCCGCGTTACAGGCTTATGCCCCCGTCCTCCCGCGCCACCACCGTGTCGTACAGCCCGTAGTGCCGCAGCCCCTGGTGGCTCTCCAGGCCCGTGTAGCTCAGCGAGGCGTCCTCGTAGCGGCGGAAGGCGAACACTGCCGCGTTCATCTGTTCGGTGTTGAACACCCGCAGCCGCACGAGCAGGTGGAAGTCCTGCACACTCAGCCCCGTCAC
This genomic interval from Deinococcus planocerae contains the following:
- the nuoG gene encoding NADH-quinone oxidoreductase subunit NuoG; its protein translation is MKVVVDGHELDLPAGTSAIDAVFAAGRDVPYFCAHSYLSPVGACRMCLIESGSPRKNPDGTFVMEGEGDAAKPKIFWFPKPMAACTMQATEGMHIRTAATSEVVAKSQAGMMEFTLLNHPLDCPTCDKGGACELQDRAFEYGYGASRFGFDRRHADKHYPLSDFIILDQERCIHCKRCVRYFEEVPGQEVLDFIERGGHTFIDTEEGGLPVGFQGNIADICPVGALLDNVARFRGRNWEYDHNPTTCTLCPVGCSITVDARNGRLERIVAGENREVNEAWICDAGRFGHGFASEGRLTGPLVRVNGELRETTWDDAIAAMRQGLAYTNPADLGLYLGSDSTLEEGVALEALAGLLGTRSVDHWPRYPVGVNAPAATMTDVATADAVVILGADLGEEAPVLELRVMEMLRGGIIPPEFPHGTAIADLRLVERPARHPERLAVIGPDSRLAGHAGIRVTVERASGGDLLGALLNPRTDEARAVLKLLTDAKQPVVILGADVLNSPSGAFATQISDLAMRTGAKVLAIPAGPNSNGLSHLNLVPRMGGLGYARLSDAPAAFISRLDPGKRARGFTVVHDTHLTDTARLADVVLPAVTNYEKRGTIVNLEGRLLPLRQSALNAGEAADLTRTLAALAEALGVRTKVRGLKSAQALLRERLGVNVENLPESGVIQSLGQRHEAPTGLRHTPNLWTERMVPKPNPSSDPRHLTIDPRWELPMAGQPGGDD
- the nuoH gene encoding NADH-quinone oxidoreductase subunit NuoH, with translation MPGWLVELLITLVKGLALAFALLTTFAYMTLVERRLLARMQIRLGPNRVGPGGLLQPLADAIKSIFKEDVNVTLADKLVYTLAPIVAIGMALTAFGGIPAGPPGSLFGADPWVYNLDAGILALLAITSMGVYGIFLGGWASGSKYPILGGLRSSAQMISYELGMGLSILGLLMLVGSTSFLGIVGWQAVNGWMILFQSLAFALFLISSFAETNRTPFDLPEAEQEIVAGYLTEYSAIKWALFQMAEYVNMITASAIMATLFFGGYRGPGFLNAIIPGIADWPIMWLVVKIAFFLFLFIWVRATLPRLRYDQLMRFGWKLLLPVALANTILTAAYLAFARGFGLWPLAVLSLAGLLLLLLLSDRVRVLWNTPTVRREDDSLPNTRPAGGD
- the nuoI gene encoding NADH-quinone oxidoreductase subunit NuoI, with translation MGVLEIAKGMGVTLGKLFQKPVTVSYPEQRATLQPRFRGRHVLTRHPGTGLEKCIGCSLCAAACPAYAIYVEAAENDPLNPTSPGERYAKVYEINMLRCIFCGMCEEACPTGAVVLGNEFEMADYRYRDLVYGKEDMLVGVDGSLPQRREAARAAKPVRLGFKVPEGARPELEGVEYPR
- a CDS encoding NADH-quinone oxidoreductase subunit J family protein codes for the protein MIAFLLLAPLALIGAIITVAAKNAVHASLGLVGTLLSVAGLFASLNASFLAATQVIVYAGAVMVLFLFVIMLLNANQPISGRDPVPFVRELAGIGGVILAGALAVIAFTYRDPRPLAQGVEGLRGIPGVSTAAEIATRTPGNAAAVGEVLLTRFLLPFEAVSVLLLVAIVGAVALVQRPVPQPDGTPEKERVVLPGPAEPLVEAREPVVLSERGRL
- the nuoK gene encoding NADH-quinone oxidoreductase subunit NuoK → MAPTGYYVALSGLLFAIGMIGVLTRRTAIMIFLSVELMLNAANLALVAFARSWGDLTGQTAVFIVMTLAAAEVAIGLAIIVAIFRKRETTNVDALATLKG
- the nuoL gene encoding NADH-quinone oxidoreductase subunit L, whose translation is MPLYLLPLFPLLGFTLLILFPRLFPGKAAGWLASGAVLASFVVAVLRYLGQGDEPAREVLWTWLPNMALGANLSVGFWFDQLSAVMALIITGVGFLIHVYSISYMGHDRQFTRFFAFLNFFVAMMLILVLADSYPLMFVGWEGVGMASYLLIGFWYSGRNSEASNRDLREASDREGVANSNAARKAFIMNRIGDVGFMLGMFLIYRLYGTLVIPELAERAESVRVAVSGIELACLLLLVGAVGKSGQLPLTTWLPDAMAGPTPVSALIHAATMVTAGVYLIARSHFLYDLAPVASTWVAWVGGLTALYGALSALNQHDIKKILAYSTVSQLGYMFLAVGLHAYSAGVFHLLTHAFFKALLFLSAGAVIHALHEEQDVRQMGGLRKFMPFTHVMSLVGVLAIAGIPIWSGFFSKDAILVSAFEQGPLLYVVGLGVALLTAFYMGRWYFLVWRGEYRGHVAHPHEADGLMKVPLGILAAFATLAGFLNVPTFLGGGHAFDDYLGRAIPVEVHEIPVSTEWLLTALAVAAGVGGLLWAFAEHRRRILANGPLGQVSTNALYLDRVYDGLISVPSRAIADGLDVVDRGVDVTFGGIARNSAAPGGLFARWQSGFVRAYAVSMLLGTALILGYWALRSIGGGA
- a CDS encoding NADH-quinone oxidoreductase subunit M; the encoded protein is MIHLMIFLPLLGSLLLFAVPPRWREEVAGFFAALTLGIGLLIWRDGGSELFSIPWVPALGITYSVALDGVSLTLALVTAFMSLVAVLYAARRVSNPGTMLALVLAMETGLIGIFAARDLVLFYVFFEDALLPALLMLAIYGKPNRMRALVKFAAYTLFGSLLMLLSIIGVKYYGGSPTFALADLVQNPVTGPAQTWLYLGFLAAMAVKLPLWPMHAWLPDFHEQNHDSGVPDVMGTLYKVGGYGIFRFGLTLFPDASEQLRPILMGLAAFTALYAAWIAFRQTEWKRLLAYAGLSHMGFVGLGVFSLNETATIGAMYLLAFQNVYTGALFLSVGMLQERIGSLHTRVGGVMTQAGALGGLSMALWFASIAVPGLAGFIGEFSVLLGAFQVQPWITAVATLSAIAAAAYALTAFQTTFWQGRPLGAVRAWDVRGTEWLVLGLPLAVAVFFGVYSEPALNLIQPAVRGVLATLGGQ
- a CDS encoding NADH-quinone oxidoreductase subunit N, whose protein sequence is MLQIPDVALAPMLPILIVLAGAIASTLLGFSLPRRALTVINLVMLLLSGVSMVTLWSGPGEAPLTAFGGSLQADNAALLLGLTILVGSAMTLLVSLDTAYRARVSFPEFDAMLMYSVTGTLLIAFSGDLITMLIGLEIMSLASYVLATLQDSRRAEESGLKYFLLGAVGSAILIYGIALVYGGAGSLNYAAIAAQTATLTPGNVGILIGGAVLLLAGFGFKVALAPFHQWTPDVYTGAPTSVSLFLSTVVKVAAFAGMLRVFSGALAAAPGWASTLQILIAATLIIGNAAALFQPNFKRMLAYSAVAHTGFLAMGLLGTPEVGGAALGYYLLIYTLMTAAALAVVAALQRSEEGMTINDLRGLYHRHPAYAAALAVCLASLAGLPPFAGFFGKYLVFQAAFQNGYVWLSVLAALASVAALVYYLRPAMLMFMPDRTPAREYPYGERTPTTFTVALGVVGVTVLGILPNLWYGWVAVPGVWGALAGR